One Leisingera sp. M658 genomic window carries:
- a CDS encoding FdtA/QdtA family cupin domain-containing protein has product MHIHKGHSNAKAVSVPLTDCKIIDLPKITDVRGNLTFVEGGNHIPFDIKRVYYLYDVPGGADRGEHAHKGLHQFIICMSGSFDILLDDGFETKRFHLNRSYYGLYVCPMMWRYLDNFSSGAVCMVLTSEVYDEADYIRDYDEFKAAAGAA; this is encoded by the coding sequence ATGCATATACACAAGGGACATTCAAATGCGAAGGCGGTTTCCGTGCCTCTGACTGACTGCAAAATCATTGACTTGCCCAAGATAACAGACGTGCGGGGCAACCTGACCTTTGTTGAGGGCGGCAACCATATCCCCTTTGATATCAAACGGGTATATTACCTGTATGACGTGCCGGGCGGGGCCGACCGCGGCGAGCACGCGCATAAGGGGTTGCATCAATTCATTATCTGCATGTCGGGCAGTTTCGACATCCTGCTGGACGACGGTTTTGAGACCAAGCGTTTCCACCTGAACCGCTCCTACTACGGGTTGTATGTTTGCCCGATGATGTGGCGCTACCTCGACAACTTCTCCTCCGGGGCGGTTTGCATGGTGCTGACCTCCGAAGTTTATGACGAAGCGGATTACATCCGCGATTATGATGAATTCAAAGCTGCGGCAGGTGCAGCGTGA
- a CDS encoding GNAT family N-acetyltransferase → MKDDTLMSVSSLLKSPALDPNFQSYLRLVEPYDAAFVCQLRADPALNRHLSPSSNDVLEQTKWIERYKEREKHSEEYYFVISSNETDFGVIRMYDFRSNPRSFSWGSWIVKPARPAGLVTFSAVMIYEIGFDTLGFEQAHFDVRKGNSKVINFHLRSGAIEAGETDLDRLFIFPKAAWSSFREKSAGQLKSHRVLCS, encoded by the coding sequence TTGAAGGATGACACATTGATGTCGGTAAGTAGTTTACTGAAATCCCCGGCGCTTGACCCGAATTTTCAGTCATACCTGAGATTGGTTGAACCATACGATGCCGCTTTTGTCTGCCAGCTTCGCGCAGACCCGGCCCTAAATCGGCATCTCAGCCCGTCATCAAATGACGTGCTTGAACAGACCAAGTGGATTGAACGCTACAAGGAGAGAGAAAAACACAGCGAAGAATACTACTTTGTAATCTCAAGCAATGAAACGGATTTCGGCGTCATACGAATGTATGACTTCCGCAGCAACCCGCGCTCATTTTCCTGGGGAAGCTGGATAGTCAAACCCGCACGCCCAGCTGGCCTTGTCACATTTTCAGCGGTGATGATCTATGAAATTGGTTTCGACACCCTGGGCTTTGAACAAGCCCATTTCGATGTCAGAAAAGGCAATAGCAAGGTTATAAATTTCCATCTGCGCTCTGGAGCGATCGAGGCCGGGGAAACGGACCTGGACCGGCTTTTCATCTTCCCGAAGGCGGCTTGGTCATCCTTCCGGGAAAAGAGCGCTGGCCAGCTCAAATCGCATCGCGTGCTCTGCAGCTAA
- a CDS encoding glycosyltransferase family 2 protein: MTQTPAASFILLPYCQEDTITEAVQSLLNQKCEPIEIIISDDASTDGTFEKIQEVIKDYRGPHPVLARRNEVNLGLNRHIARSVSLATSDLMIWAAGDDRNAPGWAQKVIDSYRQTGAKLIYSDAETVGPDK, translated from the coding sequence ATGACACAGACACCCGCCGCCAGCTTCATCCTGTTGCCTTACTGCCAGGAGGACACGATCACCGAGGCCGTACAGTCCTTGCTGAACCAGAAGTGCGAGCCGATCGAGATTATCATTTCAGATGACGCCTCGACCGACGGGACCTTTGAAAAAATTCAGGAAGTGATAAAGGACTACCGTGGCCCGCATCCTGTTTTAGCACGGCGCAATGAAGTCAACCTTGGCCTCAACCGCCACATTGCACGCTCCGTATCCCTTGCGACCTCAGACCTGATGATCTGGGCGGCCGGAGATGATCGAAACGCCCCGGGCTGGGCCCAAAAAGTTATCGATTCCTACCGGCAAACCGGCGCCAAGCTCATCTACTCCGATGCAGAAACGGTCGGACCCGACAAATAG